A stretch of the Larimichthys crocea isolate SSNF chromosome IX, L_crocea_2.0, whole genome shotgun sequence genome encodes the following:
- the sppl3 gene encoding signal peptide peptidase-like 3 isoform X2 produces MAEQGYSSWAYSLVDSSQVSTFLISILLIVYGSFRSLNMDCENQEKDKDGNPTTTGAFNNSNTNNSIQTIDSTQALFLPIGASVSLLVMFFFFDSVQVVFTICTAVLATIAFAFLLLPMCQYLTRPCSPQNKISFGCCGRFTLAELLSFSLSVMLVLIWVLTGHWLLMDALAMGLCVAMIAFVRLPSLKVSCLLLSGLLIYDVFWVFFSAYIFNSNVMVKVATQPAENPIDVLSRKLHLGPGMGRDVPRLSLPGKLVFPSSTGSHFSMLGIGDIVMPGLLLCFVLRYDNYKKQANGEVPGPGNMSGRMQRVSYFHCTLIGYFVGLLTATVASRIHRAAQPALLYLVPFTLLPLLTMAYLKGDLRRMWSEPFHAKTSSSRFLEV; encoded by the exons GTCATTAAACATGGACTGTGAGAACCAGGAGAAGGATAAAGACGGTAACCCCACGACAACGGGGGCtttcaacaacagcaacacaaacaaca GTATTCAGACTATAGACTCCACACAGGCCCTGTTCCTGCCCATAGGagcctctgtgtctctgctggtcatgtttttcttctttgactCGGTACAGGTGGTCTTCACCATCTGCACTGCAG TTCTCGCAACAATCGCATTTGCATTCCTCTTGTTGCCAATGTGCCAGTATCTGACCAGACCCTGCTCCCCACAGAACAA GATTTCCTTTGGCTGCTGTGGGCGTTTCACTCTGGCTGAGCTCctgtccttctccctctctgttatGTTGGTACTCATCTGGGTGCTGACTGGACACTGGCTTCTCATGGACG CTTTAGCCATGGGCCTGTGTGTCGCCATGATAGCCTTTGTGCGGCTTCCCAGTCTGAAGGTGTCATGCCTGCTGCTGTCAGGACTGCTCATTTATGATGTGTTCTGG GTGTTCTTCTCAGCTTACATCTTCAATAGTAATGTGATGGTCAAAGTTGCCACCCAACCTGCTGAAAATCCCATAGATGTTCTTTCCAGGAAACTCCACTTGGGGCCAGGAATGGGCCGGGACGTCCCCCGCCTCTCCTTACCTGGCAAACTGGTCTTTCCCAG TTCCACAGGAAGTCACTTCTCGATGCTGGGAATAGGAGACATCGTGATGCCGGGGCTGCTGTTATGCTTCGTCCTGCGCTACGACAACTACAAGAAGCAAGCAAACGGGGAAGTCCCAGGACCTGGTAACATGTCCGGACGCATGCAGCGCGTCTCATATTTCCACTGCACTCTCATCGGATACTTTGTGG GTCTGCTGACTGCCACTGTGGCCTCCAGGATCCATCGTGCTGCTCAGCCCGCTCTTCTCTACCTGGTGCCCTTCACCCTGCTGCCTCTGCTCACTATGGCCTACCTGAAG GGCGATTTGCGGCGCATGTGGTCCGAGCCCTTCCACGCCAAGACCAGCAGCTCCCGCTTCCTGGAGGTATGA
- the sppl3 gene encoding signal peptide peptidase-like 3 isoform X1: protein MAEQGYSSWAYSLVDSSQVSTFLISILLIVYGSFRSLNMDCENQEKDKDGNPTTTGAFNNSNTNNSECYMSIQTIDSTQALFLPIGASVSLLVMFFFFDSVQVVFTICTAVLATIAFAFLLLPMCQYLTRPCSPQNKISFGCCGRFTLAELLSFSLSVMLVLIWVLTGHWLLMDALAMGLCVAMIAFVRLPSLKVSCLLLSGLLIYDVFWVFFSAYIFNSNVMVKVATQPAENPIDVLSRKLHLGPGMGRDVPRLSLPGKLVFPSSTGSHFSMLGIGDIVMPGLLLCFVLRYDNYKKQANGEVPGPGNMSGRMQRVSYFHCTLIGYFVGLLTATVASRIHRAAQPALLYLVPFTLLPLLTMAYLKGDLRRMWSEPFHAKTSSSRFLEV, encoded by the exons GTCATTAAACATGGACTGTGAGAACCAGGAGAAGGATAAAGACGGTAACCCCACGACAACGGGGGCtttcaacaacagcaacacaaacaacagtgaGTGTTACATGA GTATTCAGACTATAGACTCCACACAGGCCCTGTTCCTGCCCATAGGagcctctgtgtctctgctggtcatgtttttcttctttgactCGGTACAGGTGGTCTTCACCATCTGCACTGCAG TTCTCGCAACAATCGCATTTGCATTCCTCTTGTTGCCAATGTGCCAGTATCTGACCAGACCCTGCTCCCCACAGAACAA GATTTCCTTTGGCTGCTGTGGGCGTTTCACTCTGGCTGAGCTCctgtccttctccctctctgttatGTTGGTACTCATCTGGGTGCTGACTGGACACTGGCTTCTCATGGACG CTTTAGCCATGGGCCTGTGTGTCGCCATGATAGCCTTTGTGCGGCTTCCCAGTCTGAAGGTGTCATGCCTGCTGCTGTCAGGACTGCTCATTTATGATGTGTTCTGG GTGTTCTTCTCAGCTTACATCTTCAATAGTAATGTGATGGTCAAAGTTGCCACCCAACCTGCTGAAAATCCCATAGATGTTCTTTCCAGGAAACTCCACTTGGGGCCAGGAATGGGCCGGGACGTCCCCCGCCTCTCCTTACCTGGCAAACTGGTCTTTCCCAG TTCCACAGGAAGTCACTTCTCGATGCTGGGAATAGGAGACATCGTGATGCCGGGGCTGCTGTTATGCTTCGTCCTGCGCTACGACAACTACAAGAAGCAAGCAAACGGGGAAGTCCCAGGACCTGGTAACATGTCCGGACGCATGCAGCGCGTCTCATATTTCCACTGCACTCTCATCGGATACTTTGTGG GTCTGCTGACTGCCACTGTGGCCTCCAGGATCCATCGTGCTGCTCAGCCCGCTCTTCTCTACCTGGTGCCCTTCACCCTGCTGCCTCTGCTCACTATGGCCTACCTGAAG GGCGATTTGCGGCGCATGTGGTCCGAGCCCTTCCACGCCAAGACCAGCAGCTCCCGCTTCCTGGAGGTATGA